Proteins from a single region of Streptococcus oralis:
- a CDS encoding YitT family protein: MIRKLQPIITIILGAAIYAFGLTYFVVPYHLFEGGATGITLITYYLFKIPVSLMNLLINIPLFILAWKIFGPKTLYSSLLGSISLSVWLAIFERIPLHIDLQGDLIIVALVSGVLLGVGLGIIFNAGGTTGGSDIVARILNKYTNISIGKLLFGIDFFILMLILIIFQDLRLVTYTLLFDFIIARVIDLIGEGGYAGKGFMIITQYPDQLAKEINDELGRGVTFISGQGYYSKKDLKIIYCIVGRNEIVKMKDMIHKIDPQAFITITEAHEILGEGFTYVKD, from the coding sequence ATGATTCGAAAACTTCAACCGATTATCACCATTATTCTTGGAGCTGCTATCTATGCCTTCGGTCTTACCTACTTTGTTGTTCCTTATCATTTATTTGAGGGAGGGGCGACAGGTATTACCTTGATTACCTACTATCTCTTTAAGATTCCTGTCTCATTGATGAACCTCTTAATTAATATCCCTTTATTTATCCTGGCTTGGAAGATATTTGGACCTAAGACCCTCTACTCCAGCCTTCTAGGATCTATTTCACTCTCCGTTTGGCTAGCAATCTTTGAGCGCATTCCTTTGCACATCGACTTGCAAGGGGATCTCATCATTGTCGCTTTAGTCTCAGGAGTCTTACTGGGGGTTGGTTTAGGAATTATCTTTAATGCTGGTGGAACCACTGGTGGCTCTGATATCGTTGCCCGTATCCTCAACAAATACACCAATATTTCGATTGGTAAATTGCTTTTTGGGATTGACTTTTTCATCCTGATGTTGATTTTGATCATCTTCCAGGATCTTCGTCTAGTTACCTATACCCTCTTGTTTGACTTTATCATCGCTCGTGTTATTGACTTGATAGGCGAAGGAGGTTATGCTGGTAAAGGATTTATGATTATTACCCAATATCCTGATCAATTGGCCAAAGAGATTAACGATGAACTCGGACGTGGCGTTACCTTTATATCTGGTCAAGGCTACTACAGCAAAAAGGATTTAAAAATTATCTACTGTATCGTCGGTCGAAATGAAATCGTTAAAATGAAAGATATGATTCACAAAATTGATCCTCAAGCCTTTATCACCATCACTGAGGCTCATGAAATTCTGGGTGAAGGATTTACTTATGTGAAAGATTAA
- a CDS encoding APC family permease, translating into MNIFRTKDVSLRQTEMHRHLKLWDLILLGIGAMVGTGIFTITGTAAATLAGPSLVISIVISALCVSLSALFFAEFASRVPATGGAYSYLYAILGELPAWIAGWLTIMEFMTAVSGVASGWAAYFKGLLSNYGISMPQALNGTFNPEQGTYIDLLPILVLTLVTGLVLLNSKAALRFNSLLVVLKFSALALFILVGIWYIKPENWTNFAPFGFGQLYGGSTGIMAGASLMFFGFLGFESISMAVDEIQSPQKNIPRGIVLSLTIVTILYALVTLVLTGIVHYSKLNVDDAVAFSLRSIGIGWAANYVSLVAILTLITVCISMTYALSRMIYSLARDGLLPQSFKHLSKTSRVPKNATLLTGVASAIAAGVFPLASIAAFLNICTLAYLILLAYGIIKLRKDKGMPKEGEFKTPLVPLLPILSILICVSFMLQYSLDTWIAFSIALLVGLVIYFTYGFRHSTLAEEE; encoded by the coding sequence ATGAATATTTTTAGAACCAAGGATGTTAGTCTGAGACAGACAGAGATGCATCGCCATTTGAAGTTGTGGGATTTGATTCTTCTAGGGATTGGTGCCATGGTGGGGACAGGGATTTTCACCATTACAGGAACAGCAGCGGCTACCCTAGCTGGTCCCTCATTAGTGATTTCCATTGTGATTTCTGCCCTGTGTGTTTCTTTATCAGCCCTCTTTTTCGCAGAATTTGCCTCTCGTGTGCCTGCTACTGGTGGTGCTTATAGTTACCTCTATGCGATTTTAGGAGAATTGCCAGCCTGGATTGCTGGCTGGTTGACCATCATGGAATTCATGACGGCCGTTTCAGGTGTGGCGTCTGGTTGGGCAGCTTACTTTAAGGGCTTGCTCAGTAATTATGGTATCTCGATGCCCCAAGCCTTGAATGGAACCTTTAACCCTGAACAAGGAACCTACATTGATCTTCTACCTATTTTAGTACTGACATTGGTAACGGGATTGGTTTTATTAAATTCCAAGGCAGCTTTGCGATTTAATTCGCTTTTAGTGGTCTTGAAATTCTCAGCTCTTGCCTTATTTATCCTAGTTGGTATTTGGTACATTAAGCCTGAAAATTGGACGAATTTTGCTCCATTTGGTTTTGGTCAACTATATGGTGGAAGTACTGGGATTATGGCGGGTGCATCTTTGATGTTCTTTGGATTTCTCGGATTTGAGTCTATTTCCATGGCAGTTGATGAAATTCAAAGCCCGCAAAAAAATATTCCCCGCGGAATTGTGCTTTCTCTGACAATCGTCACCATTCTCTATGCTTTGGTAACTTTAGTATTGACAGGGATTGTTCACTACAGTAAGCTCAATGTGGACGATGCAGTAGCATTTTCATTACGGAGTATTGGTATCGGCTGGGCGGCCAATTATGTTTCGCTTGTAGCCATTCTAACCCTGATAACCGTATGTATCTCCATGACTTATGCTTTGTCTCGGATGATTTATAGTTTAGCGCGTGATGGACTTTTACCTCAAAGTTTCAAACACTTAAGCAAGACTAGTCGCGTTCCTAAAAATGCAACCCTCTTAACAGGAGTTGCTTCGGCTATTGCTGCAGGAGTGTTTCCTCTAGCTAGTATTGCAGCCTTCTTAAATATCTGTACCTTAGCTTATCTCATTTTGCTAGCCTATGGAATAATAAAACTCAGAAAGGATAAGGGCATGCCAAAAGAGGGAGAGTTTAAAACTCCCTTGGTGCCACTTTTGCCAATTCTTTCCATCCTTATCTGTGTTTCCTTTATGCTTCAATATAGTCTAGATACCTGGATTGCCTTTAGTATTGCTCTTCTAGTTGGTCTAGTCATTTACTTTACTTACGGGTTCCGCCATTCAACCCTCGCAGAAGAAGAATAA
- a CDS encoding L-lactate dehydrogenase, which yields MTSTKQHKKVILVGDGAVGSSYAFALVNQGIAQELGIIEIPQLHEKAVGDALDLSHALAFTSPKKIYAAQYSDCADADLVVITAGAPQKPGETRLDLVGKNLAINKSIVTQVVESGFDGIFLVAANPVDVLTYSTWKFSGFPKERVIGSGTSLDSARFRQALAEKLDVDARSVHAYIMGEHGDSEFAVWSHANIAGVNLEEFLKDTQNVQESELIELFEGVRDAAYTIINKKGATYYGIAVALARITKAILDDENAVLPLSVFQEGQYGVKNVFIGQPAVVGAHGIVRPVNIPLNDAETQKMQASAKELQAIIDEAWKNPEFQAASKN from the coding sequence ATGACTTCAACTAAACAACACAAAAAAGTGATCCTTGTTGGTGACGGTGCCGTAGGTTCATCTTACGCTTTCGCACTTGTTAACCAAGGAATTGCACAAGAGCTTGGAATTATCGAAATTCCACAATTACACGAAAAAGCTGTTGGTGATGCGCTTGACCTTAGCCACGCCCTTGCCTTCACTTCACCTAAAAAAATCTACGCTGCTCAATACTCTGACTGTGCAGACGCTGACCTTGTTGTTATCACTGCAGGTGCTCCTCAAAAACCAGGTGAAACTCGTCTTGACCTTGTAGGTAAAAACTTGGCTATCAACAAATCAATTGTAACACAAGTTGTTGAATCAGGTTTCGATGGTATCTTCCTTGTTGCAGCTAACCCAGTTGACGTTTTGACTTACTCAACTTGGAAATTCTCTGGATTCCCTAAAGAACGTGTTATCGGTTCAGGTACTTCACTTGACTCAGCACGTTTCCGTCAAGCCCTTGCTGAAAAATTGGATGTAGACGCTCGTTCAGTTCACGCTTACATCATGGGTGAACACGGTGACTCAGAATTTGCCGTTTGGTCACACGCTAACATCGCTGGTGTAAACCTTGAAGAATTCCTTAAAGACACTCAAAACGTTCAAGAATCTGAATTGATTGAATTGTTCGAAGGTGTTCGTGACGCTGCCTACACAATCATTAACAAAAAAGGAGCTACATACTACGGTATCGCTGTAGCACTTGCTCGTATCACAAAAGCAATCCTTGATGACGAAAATGCAGTACTTCCACTTTCAGTCTTCCAAGAAGGTCAATACGGTGTTAAGAATGTCTTTATCGGTCAACCAGCTGTTGTTGGTGCACACGGTATCGTTCGTCCAGTAAACATCCCATTGAACGATGCTGAAACTCAAAAAATGCAAGCATCTGCTAAAGAATTGCAAGCTATCATTGATGAAGCATGGAAAAACCCTGAATTCCAAGCTGCTTCTAAAAACTAA
- a CDS encoding HU family DNA-binding protein — protein MANKQDLIAKVAEATELTKKDSAAAVDAVFAAVTEYLAAGEKVQLIGFGNFEVRERAARKGRNPQTGKEIKIAASKVPAFKAGKALKDAVK, from the coding sequence ATGGCAAACAAACAAGATTTGATCGCTAAAGTAGCAGAAGCTACAGAATTGACTAAGAAAGATTCAGCAGCAGCAGTTGACGCTGTATTTGCAGCAGTAACTGAATACCTTGCAGCTGGTGAAAAAGTTCAATTGATCGGTTTCGGTAACTTTGAAGTTCGTGAGCGTGCTGCACGTAAAGGTCGCAACCCACAAACTGGTAAAGAAATCAAAATCGCAGCTTCTAAAGTTCCAGCATTCAAAGCTGGTAAAGCTCTTAAAGACGCTGTTAAATAA
- a CDS encoding DegV family protein: MTQVKIVTDSSVTIEPEVVKELNITVVPLSVMIDSVLYSDADLKEGEFLHLMQQSKNLPKTSQPPVGVFAEVFEELSKDGSQIIAIHMSHALSGTVEAARQGASLSTADVTVIDSSFTDQAMKFQVVEAAKLAKEGKDLETILAHVEDVKNHTELYIGISTLENLVKGGRIGRVTGLLSSLLNIRVVMQMKNHELQPIVKGRGAKTFKKWLEELTDTLSQKSVAEIGISYAGTNEWANEMKALLQPYVEKPISVLETGSIIQTHTGENAWAVLIRYNS, encoded by the coding sequence ATGACACAAGTAAAAATTGTAACGGACTCTTCTGTTACTATCGAACCAGAAGTAGTTAAAGAATTAAATATCACTGTTGTCCCTCTATCAGTTATGATTGATAGCGTGCTTTATTCGGATGCAGATTTGAAAGAGGGAGAATTCCTTCATCTTATGCAACAAAGTAAGAATTTGCCTAAAACAAGCCAGCCCCCTGTGGGAGTGTTTGCTGAGGTCTTTGAAGAACTAAGTAAAGACGGCAGTCAAATTATCGCCATTCACATGTCCCATGCCTTGTCTGGAACTGTGGAAGCTGCTCGACAAGGGGCAAGCCTCTCAACTGCTGATGTAACGGTTATTGATAGTTCCTTTACAGATCAAGCGATGAAGTTCCAAGTTGTTGAAGCCGCAAAACTTGCTAAAGAGGGTAAAGACTTAGAAACGATATTAGCTCATGTAGAGGACGTCAAAAATCATACAGAACTTTATATCGGTATTTCGACGCTAGAAAACTTAGTTAAAGGTGGTCGTATTGGACGTGTGACAGGATTACTAAGCTCACTCTTGAATATTCGTGTAGTAATGCAGATGAAAAACCACGAACTTCAACCAATCGTCAAAGGACGTGGAGCGAAGACTTTCAAAAAGTGGCTTGAGGAATTAACCGATACTCTTTCCCAAAAATCAGTTGCAGAGATTGGCATTTCCTATGCTGGAACGAACGAATGGGCGAATGAGATGAAGGCATTATTGCAACCTTATGTTGAGAAACCAATCTCTGTATTGGAAACTGGCTCTATTATTCAAACTCATACTGGAGAGAATGCTTGGGCGGTTCTAATTCGCTACAATTCCTAA